The proteins below are encoded in one region of Tomitella fengzijianii:
- a CDS encoding HAD-IIA family hydrolase, whose protein sequence is MLDLDGTVYRGSEPIVGAESALAASPSRHLFVTNNASRSPEDVAEHLNALGIHAEFDDVVTSAQAGARLVASRLGAGAEVLVVGAPALADEVLGQGLRPVRSFSESVAAVIQGFSRSVAWSDLAEAALAVRNGAWWVATNVDSTLPDERGLLPGNGSLVAALATATGATPTVAGKPGRPIMDDAVRQGGGRRPLVVGDRLDTDIAGACAAGLDSLLVFTGVSTPAETILAAPAMRPTYVADSLHALAAPAQECAVGPQRGWHAQVDGDMIRVEADREVLETLEEQGGRVVDGPGQVAASSELSMRGLRAVAAVAWKHDFQGRIVGADPRIQALVRQWHGA, encoded by the coding sequence TTGCTCGACCTCGACGGCACCGTATACCGCGGGTCAGAGCCGATCGTCGGCGCTGAATCCGCGCTCGCGGCCTCCCCCTCCCGTCACCTGTTCGTGACGAACAATGCGAGCCGGAGTCCCGAGGATGTCGCGGAACACTTGAACGCGCTGGGAATCCACGCGGAGTTCGACGACGTCGTGACGAGCGCGCAGGCAGGTGCGCGTCTGGTGGCGTCCCGGCTCGGCGCGGGCGCCGAGGTCCTCGTCGTCGGAGCGCCCGCGCTGGCCGACGAAGTGCTCGGGCAGGGTCTGCGCCCTGTTCGATCCTTCTCCGAGTCGGTGGCGGCGGTCATTCAGGGGTTCTCCCGGTCGGTCGCGTGGTCGGACCTGGCGGAGGCGGCCCTCGCGGTCCGGAACGGCGCGTGGTGGGTGGCGACGAACGTCGATTCGACACTCCCGGACGAGCGGGGTCTGCTGCCCGGAAACGGCTCGCTGGTGGCGGCGCTGGCGACGGCGACGGGAGCCACGCCGACGGTGGCGGGGAAGCCCGGCAGACCGATCATGGACGACGCGGTGCGCCAGGGCGGCGGGCGGCGCCCGCTCGTGGTCGGGGACCGTCTCGACACCGACATCGCGGGGGCGTGTGCCGCGGGTCTGGACAGCCTCCTGGTGTTCACCGGCGTGTCGACGCCGGCGGAGACGATCCTGGCGGCGCCCGCGATGCGTCCCACGTACGTCGCCGATTCCCTGCACGCATTGGCCGCGCCGGCGCAGGAATGTGCAGTGGGCCCGCAGCGGGGATGGCATGCCCAGGTCGACGGCGACATGATCCGGGTCGAGGCCGACCGCGAGGTGCTCGAAACGCTGGAGGAGCAAGGCGGTCGGGTCGTCGACGGCCCGGGGCAGGTCGCGGCCTCCTCAGAGTTGTCGATGCGCGGACTGCGGGCGGTGGCAGCCGTCGCCTGGAAGCATGATTTCCAGGGCCGCATCGTCGGGGCGGATCCGCGGATCCAGGCGTTGGTGCGGCAGTGGCACGGCGCGTGA
- a CDS encoding TlyA family RNA methyltransferase, with product MARRARADAELVRRGLARSRDHAARLIADGRVRSGPLPVAKPATGISAGDPLHVTEVPDEFDWASRGAHKLIGALDGLGPDGPGADGKRCLDAGASTGGFTDVLLERGAREVVAADVGYGQLIWRLQNDPRVFVHDRTNVRSLGPDDIGGPVDLVVSDLSFISLALVLPALRECCRPGADLLPMVKPQFEVGKDRVGHGGVVRDPALRAEAVSGVAYTAARLGLETLGAVASPLPGPSGNVEYFLWLRRTDVDPESAEAAVDRDGIDGIDGIVRRAVEEGPR from the coding sequence ATGGCACGCCGTGCACGTGCGGATGCGGAACTGGTGCGTCGCGGTCTTGCGCGGTCGCGCGACCATGCGGCCCGGCTCATCGCGGACGGCCGGGTGCGCTCGGGCCCGTTGCCGGTGGCGAAACCTGCCACCGGGATCAGCGCCGGCGATCCGCTGCACGTGACCGAGGTGCCCGACGAGTTCGACTGGGCCTCGCGCGGGGCGCACAAGCTGATCGGTGCGCTGGACGGTCTGGGGCCGGACGGCCCCGGTGCAGACGGGAAGCGGTGCCTGGACGCGGGAGCCTCCACCGGCGGGTTCACCGATGTCCTCCTCGAGCGCGGCGCGCGCGAAGTGGTCGCCGCGGATGTGGGATACGGCCAGCTCATCTGGCGGTTGCAGAACGATCCCCGGGTGTTCGTGCACGACCGCACCAACGTCCGCTCCCTCGGCCCCGACGACATCGGAGGTCCGGTCGACCTGGTCGTCTCCGACCTGTCCTTCATCTCGCTCGCCCTCGTGCTTCCGGCGCTGCGCGAATGCTGCCGTCCGGGTGCGGACCTGCTTCCCATGGTGAAGCCGCAGTTCGAGGTGGGCAAGGACCGAGTCGGGCACGGCGGTGTGGTGCGCGACCCCGCGCTGCGGGCCGAGGCGGTGAGCGGCGTCGCGTACACGGCGGCCCGGTTGGGGCTCGAAACGCTCGGCGCAGTGGCAAGCCCGCTCCCCGGTCCGTCCGGGAACGTCGAGTACTTTCTCTGGCTGCGCCGCACCGACGTCGATCCGGAGTCGGCGGAGGCGGCCGTCGATCGGGACGGAATCGACGGGATCGACGGGATCGTCCGCCGTGCGGTCGAGGAGGGGCCCCGATGA
- a CDS encoding NAD kinase: MSGRPGPGVPTPAREILLVAHTGRPSIADTARRVSRILADGGIGLRVLDDEADRTGLRGAGSDRDAHIFPARVVPHDHRAAAGCEMVIVLGGDGTFLRAAELAWYAGAPVLGINLGRIGFLAEAEADHLDDALGSVIRGHYRIEHRMTLDVRLCSGDTTESAGWALNEVSIERGRHVGVLELLLEIDGRPVSSFGCDGLLVSTPTGSTAYAFSAGGPVVWPELEAILVVPNNAHALFSRPMVTSPSSVIAVEVEPSGSGAVMYCDGRRAVHVPAGARLEIVRGHHPVRWVRLDSAPFADRMVHKFALPVRGWRGRGA, encoded by the coding sequence ATGAGCGGACGCCCCGGGCCGGGGGTGCCGACGCCCGCCCGCGAGATCCTGCTGGTTGCGCACACCGGGCGGCCGTCGATCGCGGACACGGCCCGGCGGGTCTCGCGGATCCTCGCGGACGGCGGCATCGGGCTCCGGGTGCTCGACGACGAAGCGGACCGTACGGGCTTACGGGGCGCCGGATCCGACCGGGATGCGCATATCTTCCCGGCGCGCGTCGTACCGCACGACCACCGCGCCGCCGCCGGATGCGAGATGGTGATCGTGCTCGGTGGTGACGGGACCTTCCTGCGGGCCGCGGAGCTGGCCTGGTACGCGGGCGCCCCGGTGCTGGGGATCAACCTGGGACGCATCGGATTCCTGGCGGAGGCCGAGGCGGACCATCTTGACGACGCGCTTGGGAGCGTCATCCGCGGCCACTACCGGATCGAACACCGGATGACGCTCGATGTGCGCCTGTGCTCCGGCGACACCACGGAGTCGGCCGGGTGGGCGCTCAACGAAGTGAGCATCGAGCGCGGCCGGCACGTCGGCGTGCTCGAGCTGTTGCTGGAGATCGACGGGCGCCCGGTGTCGTCGTTCGGCTGCGACGGGCTGCTGGTCTCCACGCCCACCGGTTCGACGGCGTACGCCTTCTCCGCCGGCGGGCCCGTGGTGTGGCCGGAGCTGGAGGCGATCCTGGTGGTGCCCAACAACGCGCACGCGCTGTTCTCAAGGCCCATGGTGACCAGCCCGTCGTCGGTGATCGCGGTGGAGGTGGAGCCGTCGGGCAGCGGCGCTGTCATGTATTGCGACGGGCGGCGCGCGGTGCATGTGCCCGCGGGGGCGCGGCTGGAGATCGTGCGCGGACACCACCCGGTGCGGTGGGTGCGGCTGGACTCGGCACCGTTCGCGGACCGGATGGTGCACAAGTTCGCGCTGCCGGTCCGCGGCTGGCGCGGCCGCGGGGCCTGA